One region of Manis pentadactyla isolate mManPen7 chromosome 9, mManPen7.hap1, whole genome shotgun sequence genomic DNA includes:
- the LOC118931586 gene encoding uncharacterized protein LOC118931586 encodes MLQPVEEQKLEDPQVSGEPGMKGVGGPQLLGCQPHTTSLTMASSLPKPPSSEQKLDLQPEPTVTFLFTLLSTEEPTEPKDPEEDLELQEGRFLDKEDWGSWRTSEEISHLLNDCMRLRESLSITQADNLTLGKRLQNLVRIPFLCWNTIQKEVKAIQEGGLSIQKEAIQEGGRSIQEGAQAIQEGGQAIQKEAIQEGGRSIQEEA; translated from the exons ATGCTGCAGCCTGTGGAGGAGCAGAAGCTAGAAGACCCTCAGGTCTCTGGGGAGCCCGGCATGAAG GGCGTGGGGGGACCCCAACTCCTGGGCTGCCAGCCTCACACCACTTCTCTCACCATGGCATCTTCTCTGCCAAAGCCGCCTTCTTCCGAGCAAAAGCTGGACCTGCAGCCAGAGCCCACCGTCACCTTCTTGTTTACACTCCTAAGCACGGAGGAGCCCACTGAGCCCAAAGACCCAGAAGA GGACTTAGAGCTACAGGAGGGCAGGTTCCTGGATAAGGAAGACTGGGGGTCCTGGCGGACCTCCGAGGAGATCAGCCACTTGCTGAATGATTGCATGAG GCTTCGAGAGTCACTGAGCATTACCCAAGCAGACAATCTGACCCTGGGGAAGAGGCTGCAAAACCTGGTGAGGATCCCCTTCCTTTGTT GGAACACCATCCAGAAGGAAGTGAAGGCCATCCAGGAGGGAGGCCTGTCCATCCAGAAGGAAGCCATCCAGGAGGGAGGCCGGTCCATCCAGGAGGGAGCCCAGGCCATCCAGGAGGGAGGCCAGGCCATCCAGAAGGAAGCCATCCAGGAGGGAGGCCGGTCCATCCAGGAGGAAGCCTAA
- the NAALADL1 gene encoding aminopeptidase NAALADL1 encodes MQWVKVLVGVLGAAALLGLGIILGHFAIPKGAVPPAPSLSATQDLDLEILETVLGQLDASRIRENLRELSQEPHLASSPRDEALVQLLLRRWRDPESGLDSAEAATYEVLLSFPDQKQPNRVAVVGPTGDILFSCRQSEENLTGEQGGPDVVPPYAAYAPPGTPQGLLVYANRGTEEDFKMLQTQGITLGGTIALTRFGGAGRGAKAVNAAKHGVAGVLVYTDPADINDGQSSPSETFPHSWHLPPSGVERGSYYEYFGDPLTPYLPAKPSSFRLDPAAAPGFPPIPTQPIGFEDAKVLLCNLQGASAPASWQGALGCDYRLGPGFQPNGRFPADSQVNVSVHNRLELRNSSNILGSIRGAVEPDRYVLYGNHRDSWVHGAVDPSSGTAVLLELSRVLGTLLKSGTWRPRRSVVFASWGAEEFGLIGSTEFTEEFFCKLRERTVAYINVDISVFANTTLRAQGTPPVQSVIFSAAKQILAPGPGSLSIYDNWIRYFNRSSPAYGLVPSLGSLGAGSDYAPFIHYLGISSMDIAYTYDRSKTSARIYPTYHTAFDTFGYVDKFVDPGFSSHQAVARTAGSVLLRLSDSLFLPLNVSDYSDTLRSFLQAAQQDLGVLLEKHSISLGPLVTAVEKFEGAAAALGQHLSALQKGTPDPLQVRMLNDQLMLLERSFLNPQAFPEEHYYSHVLWAPRTGSVATFPGLANACSRAMNTGLGSAAWAEVQRQLSILVAALEGAAAILRPVADL; translated from the exons ATGCAGTGGGTGAAGGTCCTTGTAGGGGTGCTGGGGGCCGCTGCCCTCTTGGGGCTGGGGATCATCCTGGGCCACTTTGCCATCCCCAAAGGGGCTGTCCCGCCAGCCCCCAGCCTCTCAGCCACCCAGGACCTGGACCTGGAGATCCTCGAGACCGTCTTGGGACAACTGGATGCCAGCAGGATCCGGGAGAACCTCAG GGAGCTCTCCCAGGAGCCGCACCTGGCCTCCAGCCCCCGGGATGAGGCGCTGGTGCAGCTGCTGCTGCGGCGCTGGCGGGATCCAGAGTCCGGCCTGGACTCGGCTGAGGCCGCCACCTACGAAGTGCTGCTGTCGTTCCCTGACCAGAAGCAGCCCAACCGCGTGGCTGTCG TGGGTCCCACTGGGGACATCCTCTTCTCCTGCCGCCAGAGCGAAGAGAACCTGACTGGGGAGCAGGGGGGCCCGGATGTGGTGCCACCGTATGCTGCCTATGCTCCCCCGGGCACCCCACAG GGCCTCCTCGTCTATGCTAATCGGGGCACAGAGGAAGACTTTAAGATGCTACAGACTCAGGGCATCACACTCGGAGGCACCATTGCCCTGACCCGCTTCGGGGGTGCAGGGCGTGGGGCCAAG GCTGTGAATGCCGCCAAGCATGGGGTGGCTGGGGTGCTGGTATACACAGACCCCGCTGACATCAACGATGGGCAGAGCTCGCCCAGCGAGACCTTCCCTCACTCCTGGCACCTACCTCCCTCGGGGGTGGAGCGAGGCTCCTACTATGAGTATTTTGGGGACCCCCTGACTCCCTACCTTCCAGCCAAACCCTCCTCCTTCCGCCTGGACCCTGCCGCAGCCCCTGGATTTCCCCCAATTCCCACTCAGCCCATTGGCTTTGAGGATGCAAAAGTCCTTCTCTG TAACCTCCAGGGAGCCTCAGCTCCAGCTTCCTGGCAGGGAGCACTCGGCTGTGACTACCGGTTGGGCCCTGGTTTCCAGCCTAACGGTAGATTCCCCGCAGACAG CCAGGTGAACGTGAGCGTCCACAACCGCCTGGAGCTGCGGAACTCCTCCAACATCCTGGGGAGCATCCGTGGGGCTGTGGAGCCTG ACCGCTATGTGCTTTATGGAAACCACCGAGACAGCTGGGTACACGGGGCCGTGGACCCCAGCAGTGGCACTGCTGTCCTCCTGGAACTCTCTAGAGTCCTGGGGACCCTACTGAAGAGTG GCACTTGGCGTCCCCGCAGATCAGTCGTGTTTGCGAGCTGGGGGGCAGAGGAGTTTGGGCTCATTGGCTCCACGGAGTTCACGGAG GAGTTCTTCTGCAAGCTGCGGGAGCGCACCGTGGCCTACATCAACGTGGACATCTCGGTGTTTG ccaacaccaccctGAGGGCGCAGGGGACGCCTCCGGTCCAGAGCGTCATCTTCTCTGCAGCCAAACAG ATCCTCGCACCAGGCCCCGGCAGCCTCAGCATCTACGACAACTGGATCCGGTATTTCAACCGTAGCAGTCCAGCGTACGGCCTGGTCCCCAG CCTGGGCTCTCTGGGAGCTGGCAGCGACTACGCACCCTTCATTCACTACCTGGGCATCTCCTCCATGGACATTGCCTACACCTATGATCGA AGCAAGACCTCAGCCCGGATCTATCCCACCTATCACACAGCCTTTGACACCTTTGGTTACGTGGACAAGTTTGTGGACCCTG GCTTCAGCAGCCACCAGGCTGTGGCCCGGACAGCAGGGAGCGTGCTTCTGCGGCTCAGTGACAGCCTCTTCCTGCCTCTCAATGTCAGTGACTATAGTGACACCCTCCGCAGCTTCCTGCAGGCTGCCCAGCAGGACCTCGGGGTCCTGTTGGAGAAGCACAGCATCAGCCTAG GGCCTCTGGTAACTGCAGTGGAGAAGTTCGAGGGGGCGGCCGCAGCCTTGGGCCAGCACTTATCAGCGTTGCAGAAGGGCACCCCTGA CCCCCTGCAGGTCCGGATGCTCAATGACCAGCTGATGCTCTTGGAACGGAGCTTCCTGAACCCACAGGCCTTCCCTGAAGAACACTACTACAG CCATGTGCTCTGGGCACCCCGCACTGGCTCTGTAGCCACGTTCCCAGGCTTGGCCAATGCCTGCTCGCGGGCCATGAACACAGGCCTTGGATCTGCAGCCTGGGCTGAGGTACAGAGGCAGCTCAGCATCTTGGTGGCAGCCCTGGAGGGCGCGGCAGCCATCCTGAGGCCTGTGGCTGACCTCTAA
- the SAC3D1 gene encoding SAC3 domain-containing protein 1: MVRSLGGVAPLLPRPSYKAIRCRRGPETGASWERPRPVRGVLWGALSGLRGRRRGGGAEIQRSASPETCSSLVGGDRTRPPMSGCELPMGTCPDMCPAAERSQREKEHRLHRFEVAPGCHEDRPRADPQRSVKEYSRPAAGKARPPSSQLRPPSVLLATVRYLASEVAERADASRAEVANFVADRVRSVRLDLALQGVGDVEAAVVLEAALAVLLAVVARLGPDSASGPADPVLLQVQVQEGFGSLRRCYAQGAGPHPHQAAFQGLFLLYNLGSVEALREVLQLPAALRSCPALRMALAVDSAFREGNAARLFRLLRILPYLQSCAVQCHVGRARRGALARLARALSTPKGQTVPLGFMVHLLALDGPEEAQDLCQTHGLDVDGQGRVVFLRGRYTEEGLPPAGTCEVLVGSKLGGRTLEEVVMAEEEDEAVTRPKAPA, translated from the exons ATGGTCCGAAGCCTGGGAGGCGTGGCTCCTCTCTTGCCCCGCCCCTCCTACAAAGCGATTCGTTGCAGAAGGGGCCCCGAAACCGGTGCATCTTGGGAGCGGCCCAGACCTGTACGCGGCGTCTTGTGGGGGGCATTGTCAGGTCTGAGGGGGCGGCGCAGAGGTGGCGGCGCTGAAATTCAGCGCAGTGCGTCTCCGGAGACCTGCTCGAGTCTTGTGGGAGGTGACAGAACTCG TCCACCCATGTCTGGCTGCGAGCTGCCCATGGGCACGTGCCCGGACATGTGCCCGGCCGCCGAGCGCTCCCAGAGGGAAAAGGAGCACCGCCTGCACCGCTTCGAGGTGGCACCGGGGTGCCACGAGGACCGTCCCCGCGCCGACCCGCAGCGATCGGTGAAGGAGTACAGCCGGCCGGCCGCCGGCAAGGCCCGGCCCCCATCAAGCCAGCTGCGTCCGCCGTCCGTGCTGCTGGCCACCGTGCGCTACCTGGCCAGCGAGGTGGCGGAGCGCGCCGATGCCTCCCGCGCCGAGGTGGCCAACTTCGTGGCGGACCGGGTGCGCTCTGTGCGACTAGATCTGGCCCTACAAGGCGTGGGCGACGTCGAGGCGGCAGTGGTGCTGGAGGCGGCCCTGGCTGTGTTGCTGGCAGTCGTGGCACGGCTCGGGCCCGACTCAGCGAGCGGGCCAGCGGACCCAGTGCTGCTGCAGGTTCAGGTGCAGGAAGGCTTCGGTTCGCTGCGGCGCTGCTACGCCCAGGGCGCCGGGCCGCACCCCCACCAGGCTGCCTTCCAGGGTCTCTTTCTGCTCTATAACCTAG GCTCGGTGGAGGCCCTTCGTGAGGTTCTGCAACTGCCCGCTGCCCTGCGTTCCTGCCCGGCCCTGCGCATGGCCTTGGCTGTGGATTCGGCCTTCCGCGAAGGCAATGCCGCCCGCCTGTTCCGCCTGCTCAGGATCCTGCCCTACCTGCAGAGTTGCGCTGTGCAGTGCCACGTGGGCCGTGCCCGCCGTGGAGCCCTGGCCCGTCTCGCTCGTGCCCTGAGCACCCCCAAGGGCCAGACTGTGCCCCTGGGCTTCATGGTCCACCTGTTGGCCTTGGATGGCCCCGAGGAGGCACAGGACCTGTGTCAGACCCACGGACTGGACGTGGATGGACAGGGGAGAGTTGTGTTCCTGAGGGGTCGCTACACTGAGGAGGGACTGCCACCTGCCGGGACCTGCGAAGTGTTGGTGGGGAGCAAACTTGGAGGGCGCACCCTGGAGGAGGTGGTGATGGCAGAAGAGGAAGATGAGGCTGTGACCAGGCCCAAGGCCCCAGCATGA
- the SNX15 gene encoding sorting nexin-15 isoform X3 yields the protein MSRQAKDDFLRHYTVSDPRNHPKGYTEYKVTAQFISKRDPEDVKEVVVWKRYSDFRKLHGDLAYTHRNLFRRLEEFPAFPRAQVFGKIAGQPAAQILSGRTRKSGVRATGLCVSLLLSTSLVLGAAGRFEASVIEERRKGAEDLLRFTVHIPALNNSPQLKEFFQGGEVTRPFEVSRDLRILPPPLIPTLPPDEPRLQPEEPWLPQLLPAERRGLEELEVPVDPLPSSPAQEALDLLFNCGSIEEASSSPAQGHLTDAELALFDPFSKEGDPSPARREGVKKKAAEYLKRAEEILHLHLSQLPP from the exons ATGTCCCGCCAGGCTAAAGACGATTTCCTGCGGCACTACACAGTCTCCGACCCCCGGAACCATCCGAAGGGCTACACCGAGTACAAAGTGACCGCTCAG TTCATCTCTAAGAGGGACCCGGAGGACGTCAAAGAG GTGGTGGTCTGGAAGCGGTACAGCGACTTCCGGAAGCTGCATGGAGACCTGGCCTACACCCACCGGAACCTCTTCCGTCGCCTTGAGGAATTCCCTGCTTTCCCCCGAGCCCAGGTGTTTG GGAAGATTGCTGGGCAGCCGGCTGCGCAGATCCTCTCAGGCAGAACCAGGAAAAGTGGTGTGAGGGCCACAGGCCTCTGTGTGTCACTGCTTCTCTCCACATCCCTTGTTTTGGGGGCTGCAGGCCGGTTTGAAGCCTCAGTGATTGAGGAGAGACGGAAGGGGGCTGAGGACTTGCTTCGCTTCACTGTGCACATCCCTGCACTCAACAATAGCCCCCAACTCAAGGAGTTCTTCCAG ggtggggaggtgacGCGGCCCTTTGAAGTGTCCAGGGACCTGCGCATCCTGCCACCCCCTCTGATCCCCACACTGCCCCCTGATGAACCCCGGCTGCAGCCAGAGGAGCCCTGGTTGCCCCAGCTGCTCCCTGCCGAGAGGAGGGGCCTCGAGGAGTTGGAGGTGCCAG TTGACCCCCTGCCGTCCAGCCCTGCGCAGGAGGCCCTGGATCTGCTCTTTAACTGTGGGAGCATCGAGGAGGCGTCCAGTTCCCCTGCCCAAGGGCACCTCACCGATGCTGAGCTGGCCCTTTTCGACCCCTTCTCCAAGGAAG GTGACCCATCACCTGCCCGCCGGGAGGGTGTGAAGAAGAAGGCAGCTGAGTACCTGAAGCGGGCAGAGGAAATCCTGCACTTGCACCTGTCCCAACTCCCACCATGA
- the SNX15 gene encoding sorting nexin-15 isoform X1, whose amino-acid sequence MSRQAKDDFLRHYTVSDPRNHPKGYTEYKVTAQFISKRDPEDVKEVVVWKRYSDFRKLHGDLAYTHRNLFRRLEEFPAFPRAQVFGKIAGQPAAQILSGRTRKSGVRATGLCVSLLLSTSLVLGAAGRFEASVIEERRKGAEDLLRFTVHIPALNNSPQLKEFFQGGEVTRPFEVSRDLRILPPPLIPTLPPDEPRLQPEEPWLPQLLPAERRGLEELEVPVDPLPSSPAQEALDLLFNCGSIEEASSSPAQGHLTDAELALFDPFSKEESAGPSPTHVSELAAMETESERLDQEPWEPGGQEEEGIPAPPYLSQATELITQALQDEKAGAYPAALQGYRDGVHILLQGVPGDPSPARREGVKKKAAEYLKRAEEILHLHLSQLPP is encoded by the exons ATGTCCCGCCAGGCTAAAGACGATTTCCTGCGGCACTACACAGTCTCCGACCCCCGGAACCATCCGAAGGGCTACACCGAGTACAAAGTGACCGCTCAG TTCATCTCTAAGAGGGACCCGGAGGACGTCAAAGAG GTGGTGGTCTGGAAGCGGTACAGCGACTTCCGGAAGCTGCATGGAGACCTGGCCTACACCCACCGGAACCTCTTCCGTCGCCTTGAGGAATTCCCTGCTTTCCCCCGAGCCCAGGTGTTTG GGAAGATTGCTGGGCAGCCGGCTGCGCAGATCCTCTCAGGCAGAACCAGGAAAAGTGGTGTGAGGGCCACAGGCCTCTGTGTGTCACTGCTTCTCTCCACATCCCTTGTTTTGGGGGCTGCAGGCCGGTTTGAAGCCTCAGTGATTGAGGAGAGACGGAAGGGGGCTGAGGACTTGCTTCGCTTCACTGTGCACATCCCTGCACTCAACAATAGCCCCCAACTCAAGGAGTTCTTCCAG ggtggggaggtgacGCGGCCCTTTGAAGTGTCCAGGGACCTGCGCATCCTGCCACCCCCTCTGATCCCCACACTGCCCCCTGATGAACCCCGGCTGCAGCCAGAGGAGCCCTGGTTGCCCCAGCTGCTCCCTGCCGAGAGGAGGGGCCTCGAGGAGTTGGAGGTGCCAG TTGACCCCCTGCCGTCCAGCCCTGCGCAGGAGGCCCTGGATCTGCTCTTTAACTGTGGGAGCATCGAGGAGGCGTCCAGTTCCCCTGCCCAAGGGCACCTCACCGATGCTGAGCTGGCCCTTTTCGACCCCTTCTCCAAGGAAG AAAGTGCAGGCCCCAGTCCTACCCACGTAAGTGAGTTGGCAGCGATGGAGACAGAGTCCGAAAGGCTTGACCAAGAACCCTGGGagccaggagggcaggaggaggaaggcaTACCTGCCCCCCCCTACCTGAGCCAGGCCACAGAGCTCATcacccaggccctgcaggatgAGAAGGCAGGAGCCTACCCCGCAGCTCTGCAGGGCTACCGGGATGGGGTGCACATCCTGCTTCAGGGAGTTCCTG GTGACCCATCACCTGCCCGCCGGGAGGGTGTGAAGAAGAAGGCAGCTGAGTACCTGAAGCGGGCAGAGGAAATCCTGCACTTGCACCTGTCCCAACTCCCACCATGA
- the SNX15 gene encoding sorting nexin-15 isoform X2, translating to MSRQAKDDFLRHYTVSDPRNHPKGYTEYKVTAQFISKRDPEDVKEVVVWKRYSDFRKLHGDLAYTHRNLFRRLEEFPAFPRAQVFGRFEASVIEERRKGAEDLLRFTVHIPALNNSPQLKEFFQGGEVTRPFEVSRDLRILPPPLIPTLPPDEPRLQPEEPWLPQLLPAERRGLEELEVPVDPLPSSPAQEALDLLFNCGSIEEASSSPAQGHLTDAELALFDPFSKEESAGPSPTHVSELAAMETESERLDQEPWEPGGQEEEGIPAPPYLSQATELITQALQDEKAGAYPAALQGYRDGVHILLQGVPGDPSPARREGVKKKAAEYLKRAEEILHLHLSQLPP from the exons ATGTCCCGCCAGGCTAAAGACGATTTCCTGCGGCACTACACAGTCTCCGACCCCCGGAACCATCCGAAGGGCTACACCGAGTACAAAGTGACCGCTCAG TTCATCTCTAAGAGGGACCCGGAGGACGTCAAAGAG GTGGTGGTCTGGAAGCGGTACAGCGACTTCCGGAAGCTGCATGGAGACCTGGCCTACACCCACCGGAACCTCTTCCGTCGCCTTGAGGAATTCCCTGCTTTCCCCCGAGCCCAGGTGTTTG GCCGGTTTGAAGCCTCAGTGATTGAGGAGAGACGGAAGGGGGCTGAGGACTTGCTTCGCTTCACTGTGCACATCCCTGCACTCAACAATAGCCCCCAACTCAAGGAGTTCTTCCAG ggtggggaggtgacGCGGCCCTTTGAAGTGTCCAGGGACCTGCGCATCCTGCCACCCCCTCTGATCCCCACACTGCCCCCTGATGAACCCCGGCTGCAGCCAGAGGAGCCCTGGTTGCCCCAGCTGCTCCCTGCCGAGAGGAGGGGCCTCGAGGAGTTGGAGGTGCCAG TTGACCCCCTGCCGTCCAGCCCTGCGCAGGAGGCCCTGGATCTGCTCTTTAACTGTGGGAGCATCGAGGAGGCGTCCAGTTCCCCTGCCCAAGGGCACCTCACCGATGCTGAGCTGGCCCTTTTCGACCCCTTCTCCAAGGAAG AAAGTGCAGGCCCCAGTCCTACCCACGTAAGTGAGTTGGCAGCGATGGAGACAGAGTCCGAAAGGCTTGACCAAGAACCCTGGGagccaggagggcaggaggaggaaggcaTACCTGCCCCCCCCTACCTGAGCCAGGCCACAGAGCTCATcacccaggccctgcaggatgAGAAGGCAGGAGCCTACCCCGCAGCTCTGCAGGGCTACCGGGATGGGGTGCACATCCTGCTTCAGGGAGTTCCTG GTGACCCATCACCTGCCCGCCGGGAGGGTGTGAAGAAGAAGGCAGCTGAGTACCTGAAGCGGGCAGAGGAAATCCTGCACTTGCACCTGTCCCAACTCCCACCATGA
- the SNX15 gene encoding sorting nexin-15 isoform X4, producing the protein MSRQAKDDFLRHYTVSDPRNHPKGYTEYKVTAQFISKRDPEDVKEVVVWKRYSDFRKLHGDLAYTHRNLFRRLEEFPAFPRAQVFGRFEASVIEERRKGAEDLLRFTVHIPALNNSPQLKEFFQGGEVTRPFEVSRDLRILPPPLIPTLPPDEPRLQPEEPWLPQLLPAERRGLEELEVPVDPLPSSPAQEALDLLFNCGSIEEASSSPAQGHLTDAELALFDPFSKEGDPSPARREGVKKKAAEYLKRAEEILHLHLSQLPP; encoded by the exons ATGTCCCGCCAGGCTAAAGACGATTTCCTGCGGCACTACACAGTCTCCGACCCCCGGAACCATCCGAAGGGCTACACCGAGTACAAAGTGACCGCTCAG TTCATCTCTAAGAGGGACCCGGAGGACGTCAAAGAG GTGGTGGTCTGGAAGCGGTACAGCGACTTCCGGAAGCTGCATGGAGACCTGGCCTACACCCACCGGAACCTCTTCCGTCGCCTTGAGGAATTCCCTGCTTTCCCCCGAGCCCAGGTGTTTG GCCGGTTTGAAGCCTCAGTGATTGAGGAGAGACGGAAGGGGGCTGAGGACTTGCTTCGCTTCACTGTGCACATCCCTGCACTCAACAATAGCCCCCAACTCAAGGAGTTCTTCCAG ggtggggaggtgacGCGGCCCTTTGAAGTGTCCAGGGACCTGCGCATCCTGCCACCCCCTCTGATCCCCACACTGCCCCCTGATGAACCCCGGCTGCAGCCAGAGGAGCCCTGGTTGCCCCAGCTGCTCCCTGCCGAGAGGAGGGGCCTCGAGGAGTTGGAGGTGCCAG TTGACCCCCTGCCGTCCAGCCCTGCGCAGGAGGCCCTGGATCTGCTCTTTAACTGTGGGAGCATCGAGGAGGCGTCCAGTTCCCCTGCCCAAGGGCACCTCACCGATGCTGAGCTGGCCCTTTTCGACCCCTTCTCCAAGGAAG GTGACCCATCACCTGCCCGCCGGGAGGGTGTGAAGAAGAAGGCAGCTGAGTACCTGAAGCGGGCAGAGGAAATCCTGCACTTGCACCTGTCCCAACTCCCACCATGA
- the ARL2 gene encoding ADP-ribosylation factor-like protein 2 isoform X1, which translates to MRSRPAGTNCPLAQGLPLNLVHPSGLDNAGKTTILKKFNGEDIDTISPTLGFNIKTLEHRGFKLNIWDVGGQKSLRSYWRNYFESTDGLIWVVDSADCQRMQDCQRELQSLLVEERLAGATLLIFANKQDLPGALSSSAIREALDLDSIHSHHWCIQGCSAVTGQNLLPGIDWLLDDISSRIFTAD; encoded by the exons AGCACAGGGACTTCCCCTTAACCTGGTACACCCCAGTGGCCTGGACAATGCTGGGAAAACAACCATCCTCAAGAAGTTCAATGGGGAAGACATTGACACCATCTCCCCAACACTGGGCTTCAACATTAAGACCCTGGAGCACCGAGG ATTCAAGCTGAACATCTGGGATGTGGGCGGCCAGAAGTCCCTGCGGTCCTACTGGCGGAACTACTTTGAGAGCACCGATGGCCTCATCTGGGTGGTGGACAGTGCCGACTGCCAGCGCATGCAGGACTGCCAGCGGGAGCTCCAGAGCCTGTTGGTggaggag CGCCTGGCTGGAGCTACCCTCCTCATCTTTGCCAATAAGCAGGACCTGCCTGGAGCACTGTCTTCCAGTGCCATCCGTGAG GCTCTGGACCTGGACTCCATCCACAGCCACCACTGGTGCATCCAGGGCTGCAGTGCTGTCACCGGGCAGAACCTGTTGCCTGGCATCGACTGGCTGCTGGACGACATTTCCAGCCGCATCTTCACAGCGGACTGA
- the ARL2 gene encoding ADP-ribosylation factor-like protein 2 isoform X3: MFIERPPCARAQGLPLNLVHPSGLDNAGKTTILKKFNGEDIDTISPTLGFNIKTLEHRGFKLNIWDVGGQKSLRSYWRNYFESTDGLIWVVDSADCQRMQDCQRELQSLLVEERLAGATLLIFANKQDLPGALSSSAIREALDLDSIHSHHWCIQGCSAVTGQNLLPGIDWLLDDISSRIFTAD, translated from the exons AGCACAGGGACTTCCCCTTAACCTGGTACACCCCAGTGGCCTGGACAATGCTGGGAAAACAACCATCCTCAAGAAGTTCAATGGGGAAGACATTGACACCATCTCCCCAACACTGGGCTTCAACATTAAGACCCTGGAGCACCGAGG ATTCAAGCTGAACATCTGGGATGTGGGCGGCCAGAAGTCCCTGCGGTCCTACTGGCGGAACTACTTTGAGAGCACCGATGGCCTCATCTGGGTGGTGGACAGTGCCGACTGCCAGCGCATGCAGGACTGCCAGCGGGAGCTCCAGAGCCTGTTGGTggaggag CGCCTGGCTGGAGCTACCCTCCTCATCTTTGCCAATAAGCAGGACCTGCCTGGAGCACTGTCTTCCAGTGCCATCCGTGAG GCTCTGGACCTGGACTCCATCCACAGCCACCACTGGTGCATCCAGGGCTGCAGTGCTGTCACCGGGCAGAACCTGTTGCCTGGCATCGACTGGCTGCTGGACGACATTTCCAGCCGCATCTTCACAGCGGACTGA